The sequence CAAATTATGTGGGATGGATAAGGTCTCTTTACCTATTTACACCCATTATTAAACGAGTTTGAAATGTAACAAATGACTATGGGCATGCCCTGTATTCTGCGATTCGCCGTCACAACCAGACTGCTGTCTCTGCTACTGCAGGTAAGTAAAGCTCAGTTAAGTCTGGAAAATAGAGAACTAACATCATGTATAATATGTGGGGGAGGAATCAATTGAATGGCCATGTCTTTGTTGTGCCGTCCCTGTACAAAATGCTCTGCTTGCCGATTACCCAGAAGTGATCTACACACCAAAGATTGTAAGCAGCCCTCTCGTTTATACGGCTGTGGTTTGTGTGGGAAGAGATCGCCATCTTGTGGCGTCTTATGGATCTACAGTATATCTGTAGCTATTTGACGTTTGTGAGAAtttgacatttctgttttaCTGTTTTAAACAATGTAAAACGTTTTTtcaaacaattttttttatctttgtttAGGCATTACTGAATACTGCCATACCAGATCATAAAGCAGATGCTTTCAGTCCTCCTCCAGCAGAAAATCCTCTCTTTCTGGACCCCATCACCGAAGTGCTGTTTGGGGGCCTGGGACGCTGGGATGCCCAGCACTTCCTCTTCATAGCAGAGCGTGGCTACGTGTTTGAGCACAACTTTGCATTCTTCCCCCTTCTCCCGATGGTCCTGCGATGTGTTGCTGCTGGTTTGCTCTGGCCCCTGAGTGCCTGGCTGACGCTGCATGGGAGGCTGTTGCTGGCCGTAGTCCTGGTGAACAGTGCACTGTTTGTCCTGAGCGCGGTTGCTCTGTATGGCCTCAGCCGCTTGGTTCTCCAAGACCGCCGCCTGAGTCTACTGTCTGCACTCCTCTACTGCCTGACACCTGCAAATGTCTTTCTCATGGCCGCCTATGCGGAAAGCCTCTTTGCTGCACTCACGTTCGGCGGCCTGTGGCTACTGGAGCGGGGGTCAACCATTAAAGGGTGCCTAGTGCTTGGGCTGGCCACTGGTGCGCGGTCGAATGGCTTGGTGAATGCTGGCTTTCTGCTGTACTTGCCCTTGCAGAGAGCACTGTGTCAGGTCCAAAAGCTTAGCAGGGAGACCATGGTGAAGGCAAGGTGTCTGCGCTATGCATGGATTGCCGTTCACTACACGGTCACTGCTGCTGTTGGTGTTTTTGTCATCATTCTGCCTTTTGGTGTCTTTCAGTACTATGGGTATAAAATGTTTTGTGAGCAGCCATCATCAACCCAGGAACCAATATCTCCTATTCTGCTGACCCTTGCCCAGGTCAAAGGCTACAGGGTACCTGATGCAGCCTCTCCTGTGCCTCCCTGGTGCTTGAAACCTCTGCCTCTTCTCTACTCATACATTCAGGATGCCTACTGGGATGTGGGATTTCTGAGATATTTCCAGTTCAAACAGATACCCAATTTCTTATTAGCCCTACCAATAGTTACTCTAGGCTCACTGGCCGCCTATGTATACGTCAGGGCTGACCGAGAGTATTGCTTGTGGCTAGGCCTCTTCAACAGACATGccaaggagaaagaggagaagccACCCTCTGGATTTTTCAGCAGGAAGGTTTATGTTTACGTCGTCCACGCCACGGTGCTGTTGGTGTCTGGCTTCTTTTGCATGCATGTACAGGTGAGCATCTCACTtgctgtatgtctctctctctc is a genomic window of Alosa sapidissima isolate fAloSap1 chromosome 10, fAloSap1.pri, whole genome shotgun sequence containing:
- the pigv gene encoding palmitoyltransferase ZDHHC18-A, producing the protein MTMGMPCILRFAVTTRLLSLLLQALLNTAIPDHKADAFSPPPAENPLFLDPITEVLFGGLGRWDAQHFLFIAERGYVFEHNFAFFPLLPMVLRCVAAGLLWPLSAWLTLHGRLLLAVVLVNSALFVLSAVALYGLSRLVLQDRRLSLLSALLYCLTPANVFLMAAYAESLFAALTFGGLWLLERGSTIKGCLVLGLATGARSNGLVNAGFLLYLPLQRALCQVQKLSRETMVKARCLRYAWIAVHYTVTAAVGVFVIILPFGVFQYYGYKMFCEQPSSTQEPISPILLTLAQVKGYRVPDAASPVPPWCLKPLPLLYSYIQDAYWDVGFLRYFQFKQIPNFLLALPIVTLGSLAAYVYVRADREYCLWLGLFNRHAKEKEEKPPSGFFSRKVYVYVVHATVLLVSGFFCMHVQVLTRFLGSSSPVTYWITAHLLVSQEPLLMEDHSSASVKDKKEQMPMNHSLFGVVWTRLHQNPITELLNQWGACSFQTHCILGYFLSYWVIGLVLHCNFLPWT